The genome window agaacctttagggaggtaattaaggttaaatgggGTCATGAGGATGAGACCTTGATTCAATAGAACTGGTGTCCTTGTCAGAGGAAGTgacaccagagctctctctctctctccacacaggcacagaagaaaggccatgtgaggacacagcacgAAGCTgactgcaagccaggaagagaactctcaccagaaaccaaccctgatggcaccttgatcttagatttccagcctccagaacagtggaaaataaatttttgtttttcaaactatcCGGTCTGTGGTATTGTgtgatggcagcctgagctgagtCATAcacttagtttccttatctgaaaagcaAGGATAAAACTAGTCCTTGCATCATGCAGCTACTGTGACACTCCATTGAGGAAACACACCTGTAATGCCTGCCTAtttagttttgtgtgtgtatatgtgtgtatgtattttaaattaaagtttattagggtgacaatggttagtaaagttacataggtttccggtgtacaattctgtaatacatcatctatatatcacactgtgtgttcaccacccagagtcaattctccttccatcaccatatatttgatccccgtttAGTTTTCCTACAGCATCTTCAGCACCTGGAATAGTGGGAGTTTCATAAATATCTCCTGAGTGAAAAAATACATCATCAAAAAGGAAGCTGTCAAACTAAATACGAGTGCATGTCTCTGAGCTTTTCACTAACCTCCATTTCATTGACATTGATCACCACTCACCAGCAAATGACAGCAGGCACAAAGGGTTTAAGGAAAGAGTCTGCAAGGGCAGTTTCCTGGTTTTAACTGGATCTGCCCACTAATGTCATGTCTTCTGTGGACTGGGAAAGGGCTTGGTCTGGTTGATCTGTAGGCAAGTTTGAGCCTCTGGGAGGAGGGGACATTGATCAGAGAGCTGAAGGAAGCCAGATAGCCTTTGAACCCTGGTCCAGGGCTGGGCTGAGGGGAGAGCCTTTCCTCCTGTAGGGCCGAGGGGCTGGAGACCACAACTGCGGGAGGCCCTGTGTGGGGAGCTAGGGTTGGGCCCTGGGAGTGGCATGGGGGAAGCGGGCCTGGGGTTGGAGGCCACAGCAGGCCCACCTTCCTGGTGCTTGTGGGATGCAAATAACAGGAACAATAGGGTCCCTGTCCCCAGGCCATTTGTAGCAGTGGCTGGGCTCCCTGGAGGCATAACTCCTTCACCTTGGCCATGGTGAGACTTGGTTCTGGGACAGCCCCAGGAGCACAGACCTGCCCGTACCTGGGAGCCAGGCCTCTGAGCAGGGAAAGGCATCCAGTTACACTGACCACAGCCTTATTCCCCTCCCTGACTCTTTCCAGGACAAGCTCTGGAGGAGCAAGCCCCGGTGAGTGTTCggctcctctctttccttctgccttcctttcttgtCTCCACTTGCCACCCTTTTCCTGGGCACAGCCATCCTTGGAGCTGTGCTGATTGTGCCTGGGCTCTCCCCACATGCCCCATGAGACCACTCACATACCTCAACCCGCTGTGAGCACTAGGGCTTCCCTACTACTGGCTTCCCTGGGGCACCAATCATCAAGCTGTGTACCCCAGGGTACTAGCTCTGCCCCCCAGACTCTTCCTCCTGCTGCCCTGTCTCAGGCTGCTGTCACACAACTCCTGTGTCTGGCTGACACAAACTCAAGGGTCCCTTGGGCATACTTGACTAGAGTCCGATTACAGGTTGGGACCACCCCTTCCACCCCCAAGATGTGTAGGTAAGTGACACAGTGGGCAAGAGGGGCCCAGCTCTAAGGGGTCCCCTGCAAGTCAAGTCTCCCCTCAGTCACAGTCCAGCACTGCCAAGGGGTCTAGCTCTCCCACGTGTCTTGTACAGAATTAGGGGTACATGGGGGGGGGACTGGCATAGGTGCAACAGGCAGCTAGCTGGGAGGTGTCCTTGTTTCCAAAATGCCTGCCATTGGCCCTGCTGCAGTGTTGGAAAGGCCCATGATGAATGGTTCTTTGGAGCTGAACGAAGCACTGAGGCTCACTGTAGAAGTGCAGATGGTTTATTATATTGGGGAGAGAGAGTAACTCATTGTGCTAGAGAGGGGGTGGGCTGGCAGGAGATGAGGCCTGTCTCATCAGTCTCCTGTCAAGACTCCCCCATTTGGAGAACAGATGCCCCCTGCCCATCTCCTCTGTCGGCAGCAGGGACCTGGAGACACAGGGTAAGTCCAGCTGctgagcctggggtgggaggtgggggagggagaggccacCACTGCTCCTGCACTTCTTCTACCCTCCCTGTGCTCAGCACCCCATCCCGaaggcccaggaggaggaggaagaagaggaggatgaATATGAGCTGCCCCCCTGTGAGGCTCCGCCCGTCAATCTAGCGCCTGCCCACCTTCCTGGCACTGAGGAGAACGCTTTGTAcctgggtgagggctggggaggggaggcagaaagGTTGGGTGGTTGGGCAGGGCAGGAAGGTCCCCACAAGAGAACTGGGTGCAGGCCTGGGCTTTTTTCCATCTGTGCTGGGCAGCCAGGGGAGGCCTTAGCTGGCAGTTGCTGAAGCCTTttggctggagagagagagagagagaaagagagagagagaggagggagggaggagagaagaggctggaggggcagtgTAACCAAGGCAACAGTGGGAAAGCAGGAGGCCCAGCCTGGTCCCTAGAGCCCGGTGTTCTTCCTCTGAGATCCCAGCACATCTCAGCAAGGGTAGGGGTGCCAGGAGAACCCATTGGCATCCCACCCCCACTGCTCCCTGGGCTGGGCCAGATGGGGGCAGGGAAGTAGGTGGCCTCCAGTTGCCATGGAGACAGGGCTGTCGGTTTGCCAGCTGGGACAGAAGGGAGGgactggagggaaggaggaggaaatggagggtaggtgggggtgggaggaaaatGGCAACCTACATGGGGGGAACCCAGTGACCCACAATGCTTGGGGTCTTTTCCAGATCACTCTGGACCCCTGGGCCCATCCAAGTCACCACCACCGAAGCCCCAGCCCAAGATGGTAAATAGCCTCCCAAGTCACtcattccccacccaccccaccccatgctaCCATTTCCCAGTGAGTAAATCTAAGATGCATCTCATTTGCAAGATTCCCCCACATGTGCACTCAAAAGGCCCCTGAAAAATTAGATGCATCAGAAGCCAGAGCCCTGTGAACAGCTGCTTCTCCCCACCTGCCTGATTGGCTCCTTTCACCCTTCAGTCAGCGTCACCCAGGACTCACCTTTCTCGCCTGAGCTGAgaaggtgggggggagggaaggagacaaaaCAGGCTCCGTTGCCCCTCAGTGGACCCTGGCGCCTGAGGACCCCTCCCTGCCTAGACAGCGAAGAAATCCCTCACTCAGCTGCCAATCACTGCCAACTCTCATTCCCACCAGGAGCCAGGATCCCGCTGTGGGCTTTGAAACCTACCACTATCATCATATACTTtattggaataaaaagaaaataaggagagTTTCACAACAAAGAGCCACAGAATTAAGGCAAAGGGAAGAGTCGCCTCCTTTGTACATTAACTCCTGTGTTGCTGTGATTTTTAAGCTGCACAGATATAGATTGCCCTACTATCCTTGCCCTCCCAATACCTCAGTGTCCCTTCCATACCCTGACCACACTGCCCATTGTGCCCACAGTTGAAGACGCCACTGAGCCTGCAGGAGTCTGTGAAGCAGAGATTGCTCTCTGGGAGAGGAGGTAACCGGGATGTCCTCTTTCCAGGGCtcaccctctcccctgccctgAGAAGGGGAATCAGGCCCCACGGGGTACAGTTGAGCTGCCTTAAATTGGTCTCATGCTGAGCCTGCTTACTGCTCTCCCCCAACTGGTCCTCATTTTTACCTGCCTATGTGCTCTTAAGGAAGAGAGTAGGAAGAGAGCAGGGCCCCAGACATGAAATACTTTGCCTGAGATCACAGAAGCAGAGTCTGAGGGGCATCACAGGATGAAGAGATCTGACAGGCAGCGTACTTTGCCTGGAGGATCCTCACTATTGAGACATATCCGGGTGTCATCCCCCATCGAGGGGGCCCTGGGGCCATCAGACTCTGATTCCAGCCATTTCATTATTGCCACCACTGCCCAGAGACTTTCCCCTATGGTAGGTGCCGAGAGGCCTATGACCATGGAACCCTGGATGTCAGGCCAGGGAACCACCGCCCTCTGCCCCAGACCCATCCGGGGCTAAGGCCCTTGCTGCTCACAGCACGACACGTTCTCCTGGCTCCATCTTCTTCCCTCGTCTTCTCTCACCACCGCCACCAACACACATTTGCCTTCAGACACCCACATGGACACACATGCTTCCACATCTGGTCAGGTTGATCTCCACTGTACCTACAAGGGAGGGTCCCCCTTAGAGCAAGGGCTGTGTGGGGCTTCCCTGCAACCTGGTTTCAAGGACTCCCAGAAAGCTGAGGCTGCAGAGAAGTGGCAGCTCGGCGGGTGTCCTCAGACCCTCCTGCCTGTATGGACCTCCTGTCTGGTTCCCAGTCCAGCCCGGTCTGTCCTCTGTTTTAGTTCCTGCCTTGCCTCAGACTCTGGACTCCCAAGTCCTGATGCCCCCAGTCCCTCTGCCAAGGACATCAATACGGTCCAGGTGAGTGCcccagcaggtgtgtgtgtgtgtgtgtgtgagagagagagagagagagagagagagagagagagagagagagagagagagagagagagagaagtgggagCACTCAGGCTTCCTCAGCCCTGACCCTGGGATCTCTGGGTTCACTGGGTCTTTCTTTTGAAGGAAGTAAAGACCCTGAGCTCTGTTCCCCAATTTGCTCCCCACAGGCCCACCACAGCCCCCCAGGAAACTTGGAATGTAAgaggctggtggtggtggtggtggtggtggggcagtgagtggggatggagggagggagcctCAGGATGGGACGTTAGGCCCAGGGAAGCAGGCCTGCAGGGCCGAGTCTCTTCTGACCAGATCTCCTGTGTCCCAGGGAACAGCGAATGTCACTTTTAAAGGTGAGTACAGGCACCTTCAGCATGAACCCTGAACCCTGAACCCCAGCAGTCCTGCCAGGGCCCACCACAACCACAGCCCTGAAGGCCATGGACTTCCTCCCAGACCCTATGCCCCACTTTGCTGATGCCCCTGCAGCTCTGCCTCCAGTTGAGAGCAGGCCTGAGGGGACCCCACTGGGCACTTTCCAGGGTCTGCGTCAAAGCGGGAAGCTCCCAGCCTGACCTCACGATTACCCCTCATTTGGAGGTCATGCTTGCCTAGCTGGTGGGTCTTACCAGAGCCCAAGACCTGGAGAAGAGGGCTGAAGCACTGGGTGCTCTGCTTTAGGTTTCAGGCCTATGCACATAGCCCCTCCAACCTCAAGACCCCTGCAACTCCTGCAGCCCAGGGCCCCAAGCCTCTTTTGCCTAAtcctctcccagccccccacTATAACCTGCTTCTTCTAGCAGGAAGGCgatcttctctttcctttgtaaCTCCCACCGGGAGCACCTCAGCTTCTGAGGTGAGGAGGGTCTGAgagagggctgggggtggaggccCATTGGGAACCCTCTTGGGCTGGTGTTCATCATTGCAAGGAATACTCATTGAACACGTGTGTGCAGCGCCGTGCTGGACACACATCTTTATTCTGCTTGCACACATTCAGTCTGGGGAAGGCAGCTGGGAACACAAATAACTGTACCCTGGGtcctctgctccccacctcctATCTAGTGGCCCTGCACACACATCTctgagcacgtgtgtgtgtgtgtgtgtgtgtgtgtgtgtgtgtgtgtgtacgtacgtaCGTACAGGACGGCAGCCTGCTGGCTCAGCCTTGGTACTCAGGGAACTGTGACCGTTATGCTGTTGAAAATGCCCTGCTCCGATGCCAAAAGGTAGGCAACCACAGAGCCCCTGAGCCTTCTTGGAACTCCTTCAGCTCATGGGCTATGGCTGGCTGAGCAGGCAGGGGGGCAGCAGGGCAAGGGGGTGGGTCTGGCTATGGAGGGTCAAGGCTGCGGGTGGACAGTTAGAAGAAAAGGCTAATGGATGGGCCTCCTCCACAGGACGGGGCCTACACTGTGCGCCCCAGCTCAGGACCTCATGGCTCCCAGCCTCTCACCCTAGCAGTGCTTCTCCATGGCCGGGTCTTCAACATTCCCATCCGGCGGCTGGATGGTGGGCGCCACTATGCCCTGGGCCGAGAGGGCAGGAACCATGAGGAGGTGGGTGCTGGAGGAGGTAGAGAACTAAAGGGCAATGAGGACACAGCAGGGAAGCACCCTGGGCCCAGCTAGGAGTATCTGCCTAGGGAAAAACCCACATTCCATATTTTCCTGGAGTGGGTGAAAACGATAGTGGTCAGTGACCTGAAGCCCTTCCCAGAGGCCCACCTTCTTCTGGGGGAGGCACTTCCTCCTGCATGGCTCAGGCTGCAcagggcctgggtgggggcaTTTGTACCTGTAATGAACCAACTGGCAGGAGGGCAGAGCCCAGGTAGTCCAGATTCTGTCTGTGCCAGGACTCAACTTGCACCCAGCACTTGCTGGGCTGCAAACTAGAGCCAGTCACCTGCCACTCGGCTCCCCGTGCTAGAGGACAGGGGCAGAGGCACATCCCCCAAGTGATTTCCATCTGGCCTTGGAAATAAGAGCCTGGCAGACAACGTGCCCATAGGTGTAGTCGCAGGAAAGTTGCACGAGGCCTGGAATCGGGCAGCTAAATGGCAGTGGAGCCTCATGGGACTAAcaggaaggaaaatatttgtaaaaatgtcaACAAGGCCCCTTGCCAGAGGCCGGCAGTCCCGTCAGGAAGTTTCTCCCAGCGTGAGGCTCCCGGGACTCACTGATGCCCTGCCTCTCCATCCAGCGCTTCTCCTCTGTGGCTGCCATGGTCCAGCACTACACGCAGCACACCCTGCCCCTGGTGGACAGACACAGCGGTAGCCGTCAGCTCACCTGTCTGCTCTTCCCCATCAAGCCCTGACGCCCCAGCAGATGTCCACACCCACCTCCAGCCCCATCAGTTGCTTCTTGCCCAGTCTGCCTTGGGCTGGGccgtctccctctcccctctcccaggtcTCCACCCCTCCAGACCCTCCCCATCCCTTGCCCCAGTCCCTGCAGGCCCAGATGAGAGGCACTGGGAAAGGTTGCCCAGAGACAGAAAGGGTCCCGGAGACCCCATACCATGCTCACCCAGAGCCTGGCCCTGCACTCCCTGCTTCATCTCCAAGGCTGAAAAGCAAGGGTCAGGCAGGGCCCCCATTCCCAGCTCCCAAGAATGGCTGTGTCTACCCTGTTACTAGGGCCTCCCAAGCTGCTCAAGGATGAAGGCCTcctggggaaactgagcctcTTGGGAACAGCTCAGACACTGCTGGGACACAAAGAGAATCCTCTCACATTTTCTTGGAGGCTTAACACAGGTGGGGCATTAGGGGGTACTTGGTTGCCCTGCATGTAGTtcactttcaataaatatttgttgaataaattctTGAATTTGCTGAGTGAAGCAGAGGTGGCCTCCACGAGACTCCAAGGTTTTCAAATGTCCCAGGGCACAAACTAGGCCTGTGAGTGATAGAGCCATGGTGGCCAGACCAGGGCAGAAAGCACCAGCCCCCTTTCTGCCCACTGACTGCGCATTTGCCTGtagatggggtgggggttgtCGGAGAGGGTACTGGAGGGATGTTCAGTGCTGGCTCTGCCACCCCATTAAATGACGAGAATGGAGTTAAGTACTTTTCCACCACCTGTTTACCGCACAGTGTGCCCCTAGGGAGGGAGGCGCCTGATTTTGCTCACTTGGTGTTGTCTGGAGTAGGGGAGACAGGCGGACTCCAGGAAATTACTGGATTTGGGCACGCCAGTCCTAGGAGCAAAAGCTAAGGAAGGCTCAGCGGTGGCACTCCGGGAGGACGAAAGGCCGTACAGACACGCTCCTGAAGGGAGAGGCCCAGGGGGCTCCAGCGGGCTACAGGGTTCGGGGCTCCGAGATaggcggcggggcggggcggggcggggtgggaCCGAGGGTGGGGGCGTCGGGCCTGGCGTGGCGCCCGGAACACCCGGTGCCGGAAGCGCCATGTGACCATGACTCCGCAGAAACAAAGACGGCTCTGGGGCCGCCCAGCGTTCGGGCTGGCACCGAAGACCCACACTCCCTACACCCGCCGACCCCCGTCCCTACCTCCCGAAGGATCCTGGGCTCTGACCCGGCAGGAGGATCCAGATTCCACCGAGGCCCGAGGCCCGGAGCGCGGGAGGCGGGACAGACGGGGAGACGGGGAGGGGACAGCTGAGGACACTATGGAATGCAAGCGGGaggctgggggtagggggtgaTCTTGGGTCCAGGCTGGGCCAGAGGGCATTGAAAGTTCCAATCATCGCTGCTGCTCTGGCAaattaccctctctgagccttg of Rhinolophus sinicus isolate RSC01 linkage group LG05, ASM3656204v1, whole genome shotgun sequence contains these proteins:
- the SH2D6 gene encoding SH2 domain-containing protein 6, which produces MRPVSSVSCQDSPIWRTDAPCPSPLSAAGTWRHRHPIPKAQEEEEEEEDEYELPPCEAPPVNLAPAHLPGTEENALYLDHSGPLGPSKSPPPKPQPKMLKTPLSLQESVKQRLLSGRGGNRDVLFPGLTLSPALRRGIRPHGVQLSCLKLVSCSKGCVGLPCNLVSRTPRKLRLQRSGSSAGVLRPSCLYGPPVWFPVQPGLSSVLVPALPQTLDSQVLMPPVPLPRTSIRSRPTTAPQETWNGTANVTFKAGRRSSLSFVTPTGSTSASEDGSLLAQPWYSGNCDRYAVENALLRCQKDGAYTVRPSSGPHGSQPLTLAVLLHGRVFNIPIRRLDGGRHYALGREGRNHEERFSSVAAMVQHYTQHTLPLVDRHSGSRQLTCLLFPIKP